A genomic region of Pyrus communis chromosome 14, drPyrComm1.1, whole genome shotgun sequence contains the following coding sequences:
- the LOC137715460 gene encoding mediator of RNA polymerase II transcription subunit 15a-like yields the protein MDTNKWRPSQVGEAAMDAGDWRSQLQADSRQRIVNKIMDTLKRHLPFNGQDGLQELSKIAVRFEEKIYTAATSQSDYLRKISLKMLTMETKSQNSTGNPLQSNSAGNSNRPPDPGSFGMQPQVPNQGMQPQVPNHGQSLSMPLPANQSQGRQPLLSQNIQNNIPPSGVQSSSGLSSALPPSSGLTQTPIPSIVGQNPNMQNMSGSSQNSLGNSMGQGVPSNVFTNSQRQMPGRQQVVPQQQQPQQSQNSQNSQQYIYHQQMQHSLLKPKYQQGNMPQLVQQQQQQNLLQSTPLQSSQQSVMPTSSVMQTSVQPSLSSLQQNQQSAMQQSSQPMLQQHSQPVLRQQQQPQQAAVHQQQTPMAQQPILPPQQQQPPLMVQQPTASNLSQNQMIGQQNNVGDMQQQQQQRLLNQQNNLLNLQQQQQQQQQQQQQQLMAQQSNLSNIHQQQLGPQSNVTGLQQQQQNNLSNMHQQQLGSRSNVTGLQQQQHLGTQSGNSSMQPNQHSVHLLQQSKVQVQQQQHQNASNMLPTQGQQSQPQASQQQMMSQIQPQPAQMQQMGLQPQSNPLQRDMQQRLQASGQISGTMLQAQNVMDQQKQLYQSQRPLPETSSTSLDSSAQTGHANGGDWQEEVYQKIKVMKEKYLPELSEMYHKIATKLQQHDSLPQQPKSEQLEKLKMFKTMLERLISILQVSKSNISPGLKDKLGLYEKQIVNFINTNRPRKQGPPLQQGQLPPPHLHSMQQPQSQIPQVQSHENQMNPQLQTMNLQGSVPTMQQNNMTSLQQNSMSSISGVSTAQQNMMNSLQPITNLDSGQGNALNSLQQVPVGSIQQTPVSAPQLANMNGLSSQSGVSMLQPNINSLQSNSGMLQHQQLKQQEQQMLQNQLKQQQYQQRMQQQLMQKQLQQQQQQQQQQPQQQLQQAKQQLPAQMQANQHQMPQLHQMNDANDLKMRQGMGVKPGVFQQHMSSGQRAYPHQQLKSGSPFPIPSSNQLLQAASPQISQHSSPQVDQQNLLTHPKAGTPLQTAGSPFVIPSPSTPMAPSPMPGDSEKPSSLPIGGNIGHQQAAGVGAPVQSLAIGTPGISASPLLAEFSVPDATHVNALSTISGKSSVTEQPLERLIKAVKSMSPNALSASVSDIGSVVSMIDRIAGSAPGNGSRAAVGEDLVAMTKCRLQARNVMTHDGSNGTRKMRRYASAMPLNVVSSAGSMNDSFKQLINSETSDLESTATSRIKRPRVEANHALLEEIREINRLLIDTVVDISDEDVDPSAAAAEGGEGTLVKCSFDAVALSPSLKSQYASAQMSPIQPLRLLVPTNYPNCSPILLDKFPVEVSKEYEDLSVKAKSMFSISLRSISQPMSLGEIARTWDVCARAVISEHAQQSGGGSFSSKYGTWENCLSAA from the exons ATGGATACCAATAAGTGGAGGCCTTCTCAAGTTGGAGAGGCCGCCATGGATGCTGGCGATTGGAGGAGTCAGCTGCAGGCTGATTCAAGGCAAAGAATTGTCAACAAGAT AATGGATACATTGAAGAGGCATCTTCCCTTCAACGGACAAGATGGATTGCAGGAACTCAGCAAAATTGCTGTAAGGTTTGAGGAAAAGATTTATACTGCAGCCACAAGCCAG tcgGATTATCTACGGAAAATTTCTCTGAAGATGCTCACAATGGAGACCAAGTCTCAGAATTCAACGGGCAATCCTTTACAATCTAACTCTGCTGGTAACAGCAACAGGCCCCCTGATCCAG GGTCTTTTGGTATGCAACCCCAAGTCCCCAATCAAGGTATGCAACCCCAAGTCCCCAATCATGGGCAATCACTCTCTATGCCGTTGCCAGCTAATCAATCTCAAGGACGCCAACCACTTTTATCACAGAACATTCAGAATAACATTCCGCCTTCTGGAGTTCAAAGTTCATCTGGCTTATCATCCGCACTACCTCCTTCTTCCGGTTTAACCCAGACTCCTATCCCAAGTATTGTTGGACAAAACCCAAACATGCAAAATATGTCCGGAAGTTCACAGAATTCATTAGGGAATTCCATGGGCCAGGGGGTACCCTCCAATGTCTTTACTAATTCTCAAAGGCAAATGCCAGGAAGGCAACAGGTAGTTCCCCAACAGCAGCAGCCGCAGCAATCCCAGAATTCCCAGAATTCCCAGCAGTATATATACCATCAACAGATGCAACATTCGCTTTTGAAGCCAAAATATCAGCAGGGAAATATGCCACAACTTGTgcaacagcaacagcagcagaaCCTTTTACAATCGACTCCGTTGCAGTCTTCCCAGCAATCTGTTATGCCAACATCATCTGTTATGCAGACTTCGGTGCAACCATCTCTCTCGAGTCTTCAGCAGAATCAACAATCTGCTATGCAACAGTCATCACAACCCATGCTTCAGCAGCATTCACAGCCAGTTCTCAGGCAGCAACAGCAGCCTCAACAGGCAGCTGTTCATCAACAGCAAACACCAATGGCACAACAGCCAATATTACCcccgcagcagcagcagccgccGCTTATGGTGCAACAGCCAACTGCTTCAAACTTGTCCCAGAATCAGATGATTGGACAACAAAATAATGTTGGGGAtatgcagcagcagcaacaacagaGGTTACTAAACCAGCAGAATAATCTTTTAAACCTTCAACAACAgcaacagcaacagcagcagcagcagcagcagcagttaATGGCTCAGCAAAGCAACCTTTCTAATATCCATCAGCAACAATTGGGCCCGCAGAGTAATGTTACTGGGTTACAGCAACAGCAGCAAAACAACCTTTCAAATATGCATCAGCAGCAGTTGGGCTCTCGGAGTAATGTTACCGGATTACAGCAACAGCAGCACCTTGGAACTCAAAGTGGTAATTCTAGTATGCAACCAAATCAGCACTCTGTACACTTGTTGCAACAATCCAAGGTTCAGGTGCAGCAGCAACAACATCAGAATGCATCTAACATGTTACCGACTCAAGGACAGCAGTCACAACCGCAAGCATCACAGCAACAAATGATGTCACAGATTCAACCACAGCCTGCACAGATGCAACAAATGGGTTTGCAACCGCAGTCAAATCCACTGCAACGAGATATGCAGCAAAGGCTTCAAGCATCAGGTCAGATATCAGGAACCATGCTTCAAGCTCAAAACGTAATGGATCAGCAAAAGCAGTTATATCAATCTCAGAGACCCCTCCCTGAGACATCATCGA CTTCTCTAGATTCCTCAGCTCAGACTGGACATGCAAATGGCGGTGATTGGCAAGAGGAGGTCTATCAAAAA ATCAAAGTCATGAAGGAAAAGTACTTACCCGAACTAAGTGAAATGTATCACAAAATTGCTACTAAACTTCAGCAG CACGATTCTCTTCCACAACAACCAAAGTCAGAGCAGCTTGAGAAGCTAAAAATGTTCAAAACCATGTTAGAGCGCCTCATATCAATCTTACAGGTTTCCAAGAGTAACATTTCACCTGGTTTGAAAGATAAGTTGGGTTTATATGAGAAGCAGATAGTAAATTTTATTAATACAAATAGACCGAGGAAGCAAGGTCCTCCTCTGCAACAAGGGCAGCTCCCCCCACCTCATTTGCACTCCATGCAGCAGCCGCAGTCTCAAATTCCTCAAGTGCAGTCTCATGAAAATCAAATGAACCCGCAGTTGCAAACAATGAATTTACAAGGTTCTGTGCCAACAATGCAGCAGAACAATATGACAAGTTTGCAGCAAAATTCAATGTCTTCGATATCTGGGGTTTCAACAGCACAGCAGAACATGATGAATTCATTGCAGCCGATTACAAATTTGGATTCAGGACAGGGAAATGCACTGAACTCTTTGCAGCAAGTTCCGGTGGGATCTATCCAACAAACTCCTGTCAGTGCTCCCCAGCTAGCTAACATGAATGGTTTGTCATCACAGAGTGGGGTTAGTATGCTTCAGCCAAATATTAACTCCCTTCAGTCAAATTCTGGTATGCTTCAACACCAGCAATTAAAACAGCAGGAACAGCAAATGCTTCAGAATCAACTGAAGCAGCAGCAGTATCAACAGCGAATGCAGCAGCAACTGATGCAGAAGCAGCTGCAACAgcaacagcaacagcagcagcagcaaccgcAGCAACAGTTGCAGCAAGCAAAGCAGCAGCTTCCGGCGCAGATGCAGGCGAACCAACACCAAATGCCACAGCTTCATCAAATGAATGATGCAAATGACTTGAAGATGAGACAGGGGATGGGTGTTAAGCCAGGGGTTTTTCAGCAACATATGTCCTCAGGCCAGCGTGCTTATCCTCATCAGCAGTTGAAATCAGGATCTCCATTTCCTATTCCTTCATCAAACCAACTCCTTCAGGCCGCATCTCCTCAAATTTCGCAACATTCTTCTCCCCAAGTTGACCAGCAGAATCTACTGACTCACCCGAAAGCTGGAACACCATTGCAAACTGCCGGTTCACCTTTTGTCATCCCATCTCCTTCAACTCCCATGGCTCCATCCCCCATGCCAGGGGATTCTGAGAAACCTTCCTCACTACCAATTGGTGGGAATATCGGACATCAACAAGCAGCTGGGGTGGGAGCACCAGTCCAGTCCCTTGCAATTGGCACCCCTGGGATATCGGCATCTCCTTTGCTTGCTGAATTTAGTGTACCAGATGCTACTCATGTTAATGCTTTGTCAACTATTTCTGGCAAGTCGAGTGTTACTGAGCAGCCCCTTGAACGCTTGATTAAGGCG GTGAAATCGATGTCGCCTAATGCATTGAGTGCATCTGTCAGTGACATTGGCTCAGTTGTTAGTATGATTGATAGGATAGCAGGGTCAGCCCCAGGTAATGGATCTAGAGCTGCAGTCGGTGAGGATTTGGTTGCGATGACAAAGTGTCGTCTGCAAGCAAGAAACGTTATGACTCATGATGGATCAAATGGGACTAGGAAGATGAGGCGCTACGCTAGTGCCATGCCCTTAAATGTTGTGTCTTCAGCTGGCAGTATGAATGATAGTTTCAAGCAGTTGATCAATTCAGAGACATCTGACCTGGAGTCAACTGCAACATCTCGTATCAAGAGGCCTAGGGTTGAG GCTAATCATGCTCTTCTGGAagaaataagagaaataaatcGGCTGCTTATCGACACAGTTGTTGATATCAGTGATGAAGATGTTGACCCTAGTGCAGCCGCTGCTGAAGGGGGTGAGGGGACTCTTGTCAAGTGCTCTTTTGATGCTGTGGCTCTCAGTCCAAGCTTGAAATCGCAGTATGCTTCAGCACAAATG TCACCAATTCAGCCATTAAGACTACTTGTTCCCACAAATTACCCCAACTGCTCTCCAATACTCTTGGACAAGTTTCCAGTTGAAGTCAG TAAAGAGTATGAAGATCTTTCTGTGAAGGCCAAATCGATGTTTAGCATATCTCTACGAAGCATTTCACAGCCCATGTCCCTTGGGGAGATAGCAAGGACTTGGGATGTTTGTGCACGTGCAGTTATTTCTGAGCATGCGCAGCAAAGCGGTGGAGGAAGTTTCAGCTCAAAGTACGGGACATGGGAGAACTGCTTGAGCGCTGCTTGA
- the LOC137715462 gene encoding mediator of RNA polymerase II transcription subunit 15a-like has protein sequence MDTNKWRPSQVGEAAMDAGDWRSQLQADSRQRIVNKIMDTLKRHLPFNGQDGLRELSEIAVRFEEKIYTAATSQSDYLRKISQKMLTMETKSQNLTGNPLQSNSAASLDSSSQTGYADGGDWQEEVYQKIKVMKEKYLPELSEIYQKIDTKLQQNDSLPQQPKSEQLEKLKMFKTMLERLISILQVSKSNISPGLKDKLGLYEKHIVNFINTNRPRKQGPPLQQGQLPPPHM, from the exons ATGGATACCAATAAGTGGAGGCCTTCTCAAGTTGGAGAGGCCGCCATGGATGCCGGCGATTGGAGGAGTCAGCTGCAGGCTGATTCAAGGCAAAGAATTGTCAACAAGAT AATGGATACGTTGAAGAGGCATCTTCCCTTCAACGGACAAGATGGATTACGGGAACTCAGTGAAATTGCTGTAAGGTTTGAGGAAAAGATTTATACTGCAGCCACAAGCCAG tcgGATTATCTACGGAAAATTTCTCAGAAGATGCTCACAATGGAGACCAAGTCTCAGAATTTAACGGGCAATCCTTTACAATCTAACTCTGCTg CTTCTCTAGATTCCTCATCTCAGACTGGATATGCAGATGGGGGTGATTGGCAAGAGGAGGTCTACCAAAAA ATCAAAGTCATGAAGGAAAAGTACTTACCCGAACTGAGTGAAATATATCAGAAAATTGATACTAAACTTCAGCAG AACGATTCTCTTCCCCAACAACCAAAGTCAGAGCAGCTTGAGAAGCTAAAAATGTTCAAAACCATGTTAGAGCGCCTCATATCAATCTTACAGGTTTCCAAGAGTAACATTTCACCTGGTTTGAAAGACAAGTTGGGTTTATATGAGAAGCATATAGTAAATTTTATTAATACAAATAGACCGAGGAAGCAAGGTCCTCCACTGCAACAAGGGCAGCTGCCCCCACCCCATATGTAA